The following proteins are encoded in a genomic region of Spirochaetaceae bacterium:
- a CDS encoding MFS transporter: MAGSLRLRTKMGYGVGDLGGNLFFTVMGFWLLNFVTDTLGLAASLAGLALLLGRAWDAVTDPLMGTLSDRTASRWGRRRPYLLFGSAAMVAGMTLVFLEVGGRGWSEGAMFAWVVFAFCFVSTAYTVVFIPYAALTPELARDFQERTNLNGYRMAWAIVGTLLGAGAFTVVVGMAAGAGMGAGYTVAGLLFGVISAAVVLITFASVRERPVTRGRAPAGSVFAGYAAALKVRPFRLALFPWALFMTGIVVATSAVPFYFEHLYGRPELASFASLALLLAAFAAIPGWVWLSGRIGKRTAYNAGMVLFGAALLAAYLFAHRDVTVLFVLMALAGVGLATNYVMPWSIIPDVVDYDELENGQRREGVFYGMWTFLQKLGLGLAGAVSGAVLQWTGYVPDVAQTPLALHGIRLLIGPIPALFFIAGILVLARYPIDRAAHAAIRAKLDAASA, encoded by the coding sequence ATGGCTGGATCGTTGCGGCTGCGGACCAAGATGGGGTATGGCGTCGGGGACCTGGGCGGGAACCTGTTCTTTACCGTCATGGGGTTCTGGCTGCTCAACTTCGTCACCGACACGCTCGGGCTGGCGGCGTCGCTGGCCGGGCTGGCGCTGCTGCTCGGGCGTGCCTGGGACGCGGTCACCGATCCGCTGATGGGCACGCTGTCGGACCGCACCGCCTCGCGCTGGGGGCGGCGGCGGCCCTACCTGCTGTTCGGCTCGGCGGCGATGGTGGCCGGCATGACGCTGGTGTTCCTGGAGGTGGGCGGGCGCGGCTGGAGCGAGGGCGCGATGTTCGCTTGGGTGGTGTTCGCGTTCTGCTTCGTGAGCACCGCTTACACGGTGGTTTTCATTCCCTACGCGGCGCTTACGCCGGAGTTGGCGCGCGACTTCCAGGAGCGCACCAACCTCAACGGCTACCGGATGGCGTGGGCGATCGTCGGCACGCTGCTCGGCGCGGGCGCGTTCACCGTTGTGGTCGGCATGGCGGCCGGCGCCGGCATGGGCGCGGGGTACACGGTCGCGGGCCTGCTGTTCGGGGTGATTTCGGCGGCGGTGGTGCTGATCACGTTCGCCTCGGTGCGCGAGCGCCCGGTGACACGCGGGCGTGCCCCGGCCGGCAGCGTGTTCGCCGGTTACGCGGCGGCGCTGAAGGTGCGCCCGTTCCGGCTGGCGCTATTCCCGTGGGCGCTGTTCATGACCGGCATCGTGGTGGCCACCAGCGCGGTGCCGTTCTACTTCGAGCACCTGTACGGGCGCCCCGAGCTGGCCAGCTTCGCCTCGCTGGCCCTGCTGCTGGCCGCGTTCGCGGCGATCCCCGGATGGGTATGGCTGTCGGGGCGGATCGGCAAGCGCACCGCCTACAACGCCGGCATGGTGCTGTTCGGGGCGGCGCTGCTGGCCGCCTACCTGTTTGCCCACCGCGACGTGACCGTGCTGTTCGTACTGATGGCGCTGGCCGGGGTGGGCCTGGCCACCAACTACGTGATGCCGTGGTCGATCATCCCCGACGTGGTGGACTACGACGAGCTGGAGAACGGCCAGCGCCGCGAGGGCGTGTTCTACGGCATGTGGACCTTCCTGCAGAAGCTGGGCCTGGGGCTGGCCGGCGCGGTCAGCGGGGCGGTGCTGCAGTGGACCGGCTACGTGCCCGACGTGGCCCAGACCCCCCTCGCCCTGCACGGCATCCGGCTGCTGATCGGCCCGATCCCGGCGCTGTTCTTCATCGCCGGCATCCTGGTGCTCGCCCGCTACCCCATAGACCGCGCCGCCCACGCCGCCATCCGCGCCAAGCTGGACGCCGCCTCCGCCTGA
- a CDS encoding DUF433 domain-containing protein, protein MVRGRRLAVEHILGMLAAGDDHETILHGYPWLEREDILACLVYASRLVSRERVEPLLVTGDG, encoded by the coding sequence ATCGTTCGAGGTCGCCGCCTGGCCGTCGAGCACATATTGGGGATGCTGGCAGCAGGTGACGATCACGAGACGATTCTGCACGGCTACCCGTGGTTGGAACGAGAGGACATCCTCGCCTGCCTCGTGTACGCGAGTCGCCTCGTCAGCCGGGAGCGAGTCGAGCCGCTCCTGGTTACGGGAGATGGATGA